Within Anopheles nili chromosome 3, idAnoNiliSN_F5_01, whole genome shotgun sequence, the genomic segment CATGGAGAAGAACCGCAACGTGTCACTGCAGCTCGATGggaagaataagaagaaaaacaagaagaaaatgatgaaggAACaggcgaaggaagaaaagctactgaaggagaagaaagagaaacagatGCAACGAGACAAGGAAAAGGGCAAGGAGAAGGACAAGGACAAAGACAAGGAAAAGCAAGCGAAGGAGAAGGATAAAGCGAAGGATGGGAAGGATAAGGCAGCGGCCGGAACCGCACAACCGGGCCAGGCGGGTGAAGGAAGCGGCACACTGAAGGACAAGTGCAAAGTGATGTGAAAGCCCGGCCACCAGCGAAACCAGTGCCACCGACGTCCGGTGGCAGCAAGCATGACCACGACCACGGAACCGGAAGTCGCGATCCGCCATATCGAACTCTGTTACTTTATTGATATTATAGACGAGACCGTACAGCCAGCACGATCAAGCACACAAAGAGGTTAATGCTAGTATCTGTACATAGGATGCCGGCCGGTGGAAGGAGTCCACACCGGAAGGCAAGTGCAGCAGTCCCCGGAGGTCAGCAGCAGAGACGCAACAGGCCGTCGCCTGTTTGGGCGCACACACATCGACATaatgtttttggggtggcacGTGGCGTGTTACATCCGCAAACTCTCTCTTTACATGACAAATTTCAAACGTATCGCGCGTATGCAACAAGCAATCGACATGATAGGGACGGGGTTTGAGCGGGCGGAACCGTTTGCATGGAGAAGCATGGTTCGGGGATAGTATTCTTACGACAGCATTCATATATACACtgcaacaaacaaataccAATTCTCTTAGCTATATCTCTTAGCTTATCTAATAATACACACGAATCGAATAGACGCTTAACTGAAGTGCACTAGATATAAAAGAGCAAACAGTAGGAAAATTAACAATAACAATGATTATATTTTGCttcaaataacaaacaataaatcgTTGAGATAATCACTAGCGTGAGATCGTTACGAACTCTATGTCTAATACCCGGCTATCCGAAAACTGTACGGGttggttgatattttgttcCCAAACTCGATGAGTCGGTGGATGAGTAGATTGAGACATATTGTATTACCTTTTTGGCTCTCTGGATAGAAAGGATATctgaaagaaaggaaaatacgatttgaatttgttttgagGAAGATGTGACATGTTTAtcgaaaaaattgttttattttgtgtattttcttCCCCGAATGTAAAACTTCTTTTGAAATGATAGCCTATTTGATAAATGCGATCGGAATAACGATTACAATGTAGAATGACTGCAAACGAATTTCTGTTTTCTAGTATTTTGTGTAGTATTGATATTTCAAGCCAAGCGAAAAGTCAAATTTACGCTttacaaaaagaaatatttagaAAACATGTATTGTTACCGTTGGAAAGttaatgaaaattcaaattgaacacgcgtgtgaaatatttcaaattgtAAGGCGTTttgtggaatgaaatttaatgAAAGCATTACAACAGTTTCACAAGGATGTACTTTGTAATGCTTTGCACGTACGGCATACGTGAGATTGTGTAAGGTAATTTTTCTGGAAAGAATAACGATTCGTGGCAATATTTTGTATTAGTTATGAGCAATGAAAATTTTTATCCTTTGATAATACATTCCTTAGAGAttcaaaatatcatttcaAACAGTGGCTGTTAGAAAAAACCCAGGGTATGTCATAACGCGCAAGAAACAAACGCATGAGTTTGAACGCATGGCAGTATTACAAATTGTAGAAAGAGAAGCTGCTATTGATAAACATCTGCAGCAGCgcgtgagagcgaaagagaaagcagcAAGGCTCCGGAATAAGAGCACGAGAGCGGTTCCGTCATCGCAGTAGAACGAGTAAGAAGAAGATTTTCCCTTCAATACATTCTTGATGTGCGTCGCGTGTTGGTGGCTTGAGATTTGCAAATCGTCCTGTGCGTAAAATTAAAACCCGTGAAAGCATATTATTTGCCCTGTTTTGCGTGGTGCATCCCGTGCGTACGGTGCCGACCAGTAATGGATTTAGCCAAACTCAAGGTGGCCGACCTTAAGGCCGAGCTTGCTGCGCGAAACCTAGATACCAAAGGTGTGAAAGCGGTGCTATTGGAGCGCTTGAAGGAGGCACTCGAACGAGAATCGAGCTCTTCCGCCAACGCCAACGTCGATATGACTTCACAGTATCtaatgcaacagcagcaccaggaAAAGCTGCTAATGATACAACGGCAGCAGaaggaacagcagcaactcctttttcaacagcaacataTGAAGCAGCAGCTtcttcagcagcagcgtgaCGAGACCGAGCTGCTGCAGATGGCTGCCGAGATGCACGCCGAAGAGCAGCAGTTCATCGAGGATCTTTCCATGCCCAGTGAGTGCATTTGTGCGTCCGCCGTTTTTGCATCATTGTGAAAGAAGATGTAATTCGATTCGTCCACCCCCCCGTCGCATTCTGTGGCCAGTGCCGTGCGCTCGTCGCTCTGCGGAGAGcgcgccattttgtttgtgAAGGGAAAAAGTTGCTCGTACCCGCTTGCGCGTCCAAATAGTCGCTCTCACTCTACTTTTACTCCACTCGTACgtacgcgcacgcacacactcgccgTCGCGCGCGTAGTTTTTAAAGCGCTGCTCGTGGGGAggtttgcgcgtgtgtgtgtgtgtgagaccGGAGAAAGTGTGCGTAAACGCGCAGTCAGTCGTGCAGCAAAGGAGGGTGGCAAAGATTGCGCTCATTTCCCCCGCGATGTGTACGAATATCGAAGGAGAACAAGAAATAGAACACGTTGTAAACAACTAAACAACGCACTGGGAAGAGCAATACAcgcgtgtgttgtttgttaTGTTTGCCTGTGTCTGGTGCAATGTTTCTGCGGGGTTTCGTTTGAAAACGGTTTAAATGTGCCGCCCGGTGATCGAACTAAAGCGTCTTTCACATCGAACAAAGCCGCGGGAATGGAGGAATGCACTAGAGCCTGCCTAATAATaaacgttttccttttttaggTAACCGACGCGTCGATACACCGGTTAGAAGGCGCAGTGTGAGGCGCTCAATGACAAGATCGCCATCCCCGACAAACAGTTCCGCGGACAATCCACACGCGTCACTGATGGGAAGTGCACGCAAACGGGGCCGATCACGATCAATGACAAAGTCACCCTCTCCGCAGCGGCTCATGAGCGAAGCGCCCTGTTTGGCGTCGGTGCAAGAAGAAGAACCGGACCCGGTTGTCGCAGGGACCGAGCAGCGGTTAGTCACAGAGGAACCGACGCCCCAGCCGACCGTGGTTCCCTGTGACGAACTGCCTTCCGTACCCGATGATACACCCTCGGAGCAAAAGGCACCGTCCGAGGCGTCGACGGAGCCTGTTTCCGCTATGGAGGTCGAAGAATACAAAGAATCCCTCGAGCCGGTGTTAACGGCGAAGCAGGAAGTAAAGGTAGAAGAAGAGGTCAAGCCTCCTCCGGCGGTTGAAACGGTTGACGAGACGGCACTGGTCGAAGCATCGGTGCCTGCGAGCAAGCAAGAGGAGGAACCAACGGAGGGTGACGACACGAAAGCTAAACCGGACGAGTCTGCCAACAACCCAGTGGCAGCAAATGAATCCGACGAGAAGGCACCCGCTAAGGCCGCCGAGGATGCGCCCAGCGAGACAGCAAAGACGGACGGCGCTAAAACAAACGACAAGAAGGACTCGTCACAGAACCAGGCACAGAACAGCATGATTGAGTTTGTGTCGGAAGAGGTCGAGCCGCAGTTGCCGGAGGAGGCTGCTAACACGTTCACGCTCAGTTGGTGTAAGTGCTGCCGTGTGATGATTTTTTGAGACTTTCTTCATCCCTAACCATCTCTCGCTTGTTACAGATGATTCCAACCTGAACATGGTCATCGATGACAAGGATCTGCTTTCGGCGAAAACCCTCTCCGACGGTATATTCGGGCTGGTATGGGCCGGTGCCCGTGCGAGTAGGGGCGTCCTTGGCGGGAAGGTGTTTTACGAAGTATTAGTAACGGACAATTTGTTACCGGCCACAAAGTCACGGTTTGTTCCGGATGGTGAAACGCCGACGCTGGAGATGCGATTGGGCTGGTCGACGGCCGTTGAGGGCAAGCTGCAGCTCGGCGAAACGGAACACTCGTACGGATACTCCAGCTGCGGAAAGAAGGTGACCGGCGGAAACTTTGAACAGTACGGCGTGGCATACGGCAAGAACGATGTGGTCGGTGTATACCTGGACATGGAGTCGTCTCCGTGCAGGATGCAGTTCACCGTGAACCGCGTGCGGCAGGGCGAGGCGTTCGAGTTCGAGAAGGACAGCTTGGACGGCAAGGCGCTGTTTCCGCATGTCTATGCGAAGAATCTGGCGTTCAAAGTAAACTTTGGCACGGTGTCGGAAGGTTTCCCCTTGAGTGCCGAGGAGAAGAAGGCCCCCTCAAACACGGAGCAATCGGCGGCCACCGAAACGCCCAAGgaagaagcgaaggaaaacgatgGAGACAATACGGCGACGGAAGCGAAGGCGATGGAAGAGGATGGCAaggaggaaataaaaccgGACACGGATAAGGACGCGGACACGAAGAAGGacgaggaagagaaaaaagacgaGCCGGCGGTAGCGACCGATGAAGCGGTTCCACCGGCCGAACCTGTGGTTGTCGAAAGTGTACCTTTTGATGAAGATTTTAAATTTCTGAACCGTTTTACCGAGGAAAATGAGGAGCTCGTCGCCGAAGGGCTGAAGGGACCGTCGGCGAGGGACTGTTGCGAGGTATGCGGTGCGGGAATGATCACCCGGTGAGGCGTGTTCTTCCGATACTCAATATGAcaccttttcttttgcagcttATCATGACGATCGGACTTCCGGGATGTGGAAAAACTAACTGGTTGCAACAGTATCTGAAGGACAACCCGGACAGCACGTTCACGCTGCTGAGCATCGAAAGTTTGCTGGAAAACATGAAGGTGAGAACGGACCACCAGGACCAGCTCCCTGTGGCAAAAGGTCGCGCAAACAATACTAattgatctctctctctttctgtgtGTGATTCGTTCACGTCTCGTGCTCGTAGGTTTTGGGTAAAGCTCGCGAACCTTCCAACACTCCCGAGTGGCAAAAGATAATCGAGCAGCTGTCTCGCAACATGGCTCGGTTGATCGAAGTAGCCTGCAAACGCCGACGACATTTCATCATCGATCAGGTAAGGAAGCTTTGCTAGCGATTGGGTTTGGTATGGAGGACATGTTTCTCATGGTTCAcgtgttttcccttttcagaCAAATGTGTTTGCATCAGAGCAGAAGCGACGCTTGAAGCGATTCGGTGGATTTAAGACACGCCGTGCTGTGGCGATCGTGCCCAGCATGGAAGAGTACAAACGACGGTATGATCTAAAGGTTGCCCAGTACGGCAAGGAAGTACCTGAAACGTCTCTCAATACAATGAAGGGTGAGTGATCACGCGCCCAAGTGGCCCAGTGGTTCCGTAACGCTTATTTTCCTCCTCTCATTCTCGTTCTGCAGCCAACATGTTTGTGCCATCGCTCGAACAAAACTGGTACACCGAGCTCGTGTTTCCCGAGCTGGCGGAAGCGGAAGCACAGGAAGTGATCAAAAAGTTCAACGAGGAAGGCCGGAAGCTGTTGCCACCGCGCAGAAACCGTGCCAACCAGTCGAACCGCCAGAAGCACaacaacgcgaacgcgaacagcAACTACACGTCACGCTGGAACCACAACAATCGCCAGCAAGGCGGTGGCCAGCAGTACGGCAAGAACCGgtatggtggtggtggtggtggcggcggccaGGGTGGGGGTTATGGCAACCGGTACGGTAACAAATCGACCGACGTGCAGTACGGCCACCACCGTGCTGGGGATTATCGCAGCGGCAATGGATACGGTCGCCGGGACGATCATCATCGTGGGGGAAATTATGGCAGTGGAGGCAACCGGTACGATTCGTGGACTCGTAAtagcggtggtggaggtggagggtGAGTACGGCTCGCCTGGGATGGTGCTGTTCACGTTGCTCACGTtgtttgtgtccttttcttgGTAGATATTACAACGATCGTGGCTATTCCAACCGTGGCtatcatcagcaacagcaggatcATTCCAATAACCGATACGATGGACGTCGTCGCGATCGTCGGGGTAAGTTGGTTTATAttaagaaatatatatattccatTACGAATGTGACATCGTTCGCTCTTTAAGGACGTacttctgttgctgttgcagatGTAGAGGAGATGCTATTCTATTTTATGCCATACTCATAATCATACCATGATAAACGGATAATATGTTATTGACGTGTTTGCATCATTGCAGGATATAACAACGGTTCGGGATGGAATTCGCAAGGTGGACAGTCGCAGCAGTGGAACAGCTATCCCAAGTCGGGCAACTCGGATTCGTGGTACTTATGGTGGCAAGTAAGTGATCGCCCTTTTTAAGCCCACATCCCCCCAGCTCTGTTCTacgctatctctctctctttctctcctcccTCTACAACATGGCGATGAAATGTTTGGGTGTACATTGCGAGCCGCATTTTTGAGGTTACGTTTCGTTAGCAAACCTCGTCCCAAATCAGTACTCAACCCCTCGACACGATAGTATAGTTGCGTGGATGCGCTCAGTTCGCGATGGCTTCAGGGCGAACTCGGAGGCAGCAAAAATTGGCCTGAAAATTGAACCGCTCGAATATGCATCCAAACATTTGCGTCATCTACCACTcgccccccccacccccctccctctattttccctccacccacTCACTACCCTTCAGATGAGAAGAGAATGACCGCGCGTAATACAATGTGTCCATTGTCTATGTTGCTGTGTATCTAGGATCATTAACGCCACTGAAGGAAGGCATGCGCGCATAGTGCTTAGACTGTGTCCCCCCTTATCCTCGAGGATTAGCTATAGTGTaacacacgccacacacacTGAACTGACTGAGGTGACCGCAAGATACCCTATATCCGCCCGACCCGCAGCACCAGACGGGAGATAAAAGCTAAGatatatagagagagagagagatagtgaggatgcaagaaaaagcgagcgaacgagtgagaggaaaaggataatttaGTGTGTTATTAGATGTAGCAGCGTGTCACGTGAATAATTTCAAGCATTGCGATTCGTTTTGAGGTAAATAAATGAACGGCCCTACCAACTGTTTCTCCAAACCAACTCCCCCAAATCTCCTCCCTCTCGTAATTTCGTCGAGCTTTTGAGCAAAAAGAGTGAGTAAAGGGGGGgccggacacacacacacgcacggaaagGCGCACGTTCGAGGCGAATTATCAGGTTAGACCGATAGAGCAGAGAAGTACCGCAtcttaacgtttttttttgttgtaaatcgCATCTTCGGGCGCAAACCAGTAATAGTATACATCATTTGTAACCTCTGTGAGGAAGGCGATCCATTCCCATGGTCAGCACCACAAGCCGTGGTCCATCCATTTCAACTTCATCGCCATTATTGTCACCACCTACTCACCACTACTAtcgcaaccaccaccacgatcATGATCATCTTCGGCATCTTTCGTCCGCGTTGCGATCTTGCGTTGCGTGTTTTCGTCGGAAGAGTGCTTTGAgtgggaaaagggaaacccgagaggaaaaagcacgaaccacgccacacacacccagcgcCGCCGGATGCCGGAAAGCCCCGCATATCCTTCCTCTCCCTCCCCGGCCCAGTACGAGAGCGAGAGGACCAATGGAGAGAAGGCCCCTTCTATCGAGCGCCCCAACTTGACTCCAACTTTCTTCCTGTCCATCGTGACTGTGGAAGGTAAGCGgatcctcgtcctcgtcgtcgtgcTCTCACCGTAtcgtagtgtgtgtgtgtgtgtgtgtatgagagtctgttttttgttctgcttgTTCTTCCTGTTCTTGCGCACACCCAGCTGATTTCATTCTGCGCGGTATccatttttgttcctttttttttgcatatcctttttcttcttcctctacTGCTAAACAGGGAGCACAATGGAGCCGGAACACGTGGAGTGGAGCTTGCCGGTGATTAACCACTCGAACCACCACTCCTCTTTCCCGCTTTTAGCGTACATATTGGCTCGTTCACTGTTGGGTGTTGTGGgcatatgcttttttttcgtttttctgttCCTCCATCTCAAGTCCTGAGTTCTTCATTCCAAAATGCATCCCCCCTAATTACGGTTAGCAGAGAATGGCTAGGGCTTTTCCAATGGTGGTTgctgcatttttctttctgcttcctcTCGGTGTAGGGCTGGGGGGCTTtatggctctctctctctctctctctctcaatgtTTTGTGTTGTCCCGTTAGtgtccttttgttttgtttcgtgtgttttttttttcaaataattccCTCAcctcactcgctcgctttaCACACACATCGCATCATCCCGCGTTGCACCCCTCTTTCTGTCCTCTACCATTCGTAACCCACCCCCTGCTCAGAGACGCCCCCCATGCCCATGCCCCCCGCCAAAAAGATCCTTGACGGTCCGACAACATTCTAACGTTCTGTTTTCTCTCCCTTATCACGCTTTTCTCCACAGTCGAACCTGAACAACCTACTTGCACCGAACGGCAGCAACGACGACGCATCCGGTTCGTCCTCGGCCCAATGGAATCAGTACGGTGGTGGGGCGCAGCATTCGTCCTCGTCATACGGTGGCTACAACTCGAAGGGTtccggtggcggcggtggcggttcCACCAGCATGTCGTAAGCTGGTCGACCTGCagtggttgtgtttgtgtgtggtggtttttactttctttcctTTACATCGTTTAAGCTATCGAACCTGACGTAAAGTTTACcgtaaaaaatgtaaatgaattGTAGCGCTTGAGCGCGTGTATGAGTTGCCAccttttgcaaaaacaaaaagaaacattagTAGGAGGAAGCGGAAGTGTTTCCCGGCGCCAGTTacaaagcacacaaaacaacacgcggctatcgcacgcacgcacgcacgcattaCGAATGGTAAACACGCATTCGATACACGACACGGGATCCGTTTCCATGGCGGATTGGTTTTGCACCCACAAAATAGACACCGAAAGCTCCTCTCAAacatgtgaagaaaaaaataagcatgCTACTAGTACACCTGCGTCTCGGTTTGCGGCCCCAATCTGTTCCCGGGAGTAGTGAGTTTAGGTGGCATTCAAGAAAACCCACGGTATGGCCGTTA encodes:
- the LOC128727277 gene encoding heterogeneous nuclear ribonucleoprotein U-like protein 2, which produces MDLAKLKVADLKAELAARNLDTKGVKAVLLERLKEALERESSSSANANVDMTSQYLMQQQHQEKLLMIQRQQKEQQQLLFQQQHMKQQLLQQQRDETELLQMAAEMHAEEQQFIEDLSMPSNRRVDTPVRRRSVRRSMTRSPSPTNSSADNPHASLMGSARKRGRSRSMTKSPSPQRLMSEAPCLASVQEEEPDPVVAGTEQRLVTEEPTPQPTVVPCDELPSVPDDTPSEQKAPSEASTEPVSAMEVEEYKESLEPVLTAKQEVKVEEEVKPPPAVETVDETALVEASVPASKQEEEPTEGDDTKAKPDESANNPVAANESDEKAPAKAAEDAPSETAKTDGAKTNDKKDSSQNQAQNSMIEFVSEEVEPQLPEEAANTFTLSWYDSNLNMVIDDKDLLSAKTLSDGIFGLVWAGARASRGVLGGKVFYEVLVTDNLLPATKSRFVPDGETPTLEMRLGWSTAVEGKLQLGETEHSYGYSSCGKKVTGGNFEQYGVAYGKNDVVGVYLDMESSPCRMQFTVNRVRQGEAFEFEKDSLDGKALFPHVYAKNLAFKVNFGTVSEGFPLSAEEKKAPSNTEQSAATETPKEEAKENDGDNTATEAKAMEEDGKEEIKPDTDKDADTKKDEEEKKDEPAVATDEAVPPAEPVVVESVPFDEDFKFLNRFTEENEELVAEGLKGPSARDCCELIMTIGLPGCGKTNWLQQYLKDNPDSTFTLLSIESLLENMKVLGKAREPSNTPEWQKIIEQLSRNMARLIEVACKRRRHFIIDQTNVFASEQKRRLKRFGGFKTRRAVAIVPSMEEYKRRYDLKVAQYGKEVPETSLNTMKANMFVPSLEQNWYTELVFPELAEAEAQEVIKKFNEEGRKLLPPRRNRANQSNRQKHNNANANSNYTSRWNHNNRQQGGGQQYGKNRYGGGGGGGGQGGGYGNRYGNKSTDVQYGHHRAGDYRSGNGYGRRDDHHRGGNYGSGGNRYDSWTRNSGGGGGGYYNDRGYSNRGYHQQQQDHSNNRYDGRRRDRRGYNNGSGWNSQGGQSQQWNSYPKSGNSDSWYLWWQSNLNNLLAPNGSNDDASGSSSAQWNQYGGGAQHSSSSYGGYNSKGSGGGGGGSTSMS